A genomic window from Punica granatum isolate Tunisia-2019 chromosome 2, ASM765513v2, whole genome shotgun sequence includes:
- the LOC116195326 gene encoding F-box protein SKIP23: MAEWSMMPHELLDEISDHLDARSDVVRFRSVCSTWRSAVPPGRRLLPPRFPILPNEGIADFTLGFCLSKRSVYLLSVPHYPPGQVDPHRRGSSWLIKVKEDVPNRMALLNPLSRVESGPFPNNFPRVLDTSKIRVSELASEFVMQYMTYPHLARDPVSNGLNIYMEKVVFMGLNCTEFVVLTIHVSGKLAVYKSGDKRWSIIGDMPSPYDDVILFKDKFFAVDGTGRTVNVGLDLKLTEVAGPTFGGDKKFLVESLGELLLADMYLTVYADYEGPVDVEPDEFNSIVTERTVKFKVYKLDLKEKKWVEVRELGDRVLFLGEDCTFSASSSDLKACKGNCIFFTGEFYYSNGDDDGIFQGHDIGVFDMGTGRIGPLDDYIGYSELFWPPPEWITSRTAEVEGQLELLAL; encoded by the exons ATGGCTGAGTGGTCCATGATGCCGCATGAGCTCCTCGACGAGATCTCCGATCACCTTGATGCCCGGTCCGACGTCGTCCGCTTCCGATCGGTGTGCTCCACGTGGCGGTCCGCGGTTCCCCCCGGCCGGAGGCTGCTGCCTCCGCGGTTCCCGATCCTCCCCAACGAGGGCATCGCCGACTTCACCCTGGGGTTCTGCCTCTCGAAGAGAAGCGTATACCTTCTCAGCGTGCCCCACTATCCCCCCGGCCAGGTGGACCCTCACCGGCGCGGCTCCAGCTGGCTGATCAAGGTCAAGGAGGACGTCCCTAACCGGATGGCCCTCCTCAACCCGCTCTCTAGGGTTGAGTCCGGGCCTTTCCCCAATAATTTCCCGAGGGTCCTCGACACCTCGAAGATTAGGGTTTCGGAATTGGCCAGTGAGTTCGTGATGCAGTACATGACCTACCCGCATCTGGCTCGGGACCCGGTCAGTAACGGACTCAATATATACATGGAAAAGGTTGTCTTTATGGGATTGAATTGCACGGAATTTGTCGTGCTGACAATCCATGTTTCCGGGAAATTGGCTGTGTACAAATCTGGGGACAAGAGGTGGAGTATTATCGGTGACATGCCCTCTCCCTATGATGATGTGATACTGTTTAAGGATAAATTTTTTGCTGTTGATGGCACCGGGAGGACTGTGAATGTCGGGTTGGATTTGAAATTGACTGAGGTTGCAGGTCCGACTTTTGGAGGTGACAAGAAGTTCTTAGTCGAATCGCTCGGGGAGTTGCTGCTGGCCGATATGTATTTAACTGTCTATGCTGATTATGAGGGCCCGGTGGATGTGGAGCCGGATGAGTTCAACTCAATTGTTACTGAGAGGACTGTCAAGTTTAAGGTTTATAAGTTAGATCTTAAGGAGAAGAAGTGGGTCGAGGTTCGTGAATTAGGGGATAGAGTGTTGTTCCTGGGAGAGGACTGCACGTTTTCTGCGTCATCCTCTGACCTGAAGGCTTGCAAGGGCAATTGTATATTCTTCACTGGTGAATTCTACTACTCGAATGGGGATGATGATGGTATCTTCCAGGGTCATGATATTGGCGTGTTTGACATGGGGACTGGTCGTATTGGGCCTCTAGACGATTATATCGGTTACTCTGAGCTGTTCTGGCCACCTCCAGAATGGATCACCTCAAGGACAGCAGAG GTGGAAGGCCAATTGGAGTTACTGGCTCTGTAA